The Nocardioides sp. S-1144 genome includes a region encoding these proteins:
- a CDS encoding adenine phosphoribosyltransferase, which translates to MPTTPASATATAAADALDRLVVDVPDFPEPGVVFKDITPLLADPEGFAAVVAALADAGRDADGTVVVDKVVGMEARGFILGAPAALALGVGFVPVRKAGKLPGDVHAVSYDLEYGQATLEVHCHAIAPGERVLLVDDVLATGGTVAATRDLVAACGAVTTGVAVLMELSFLPGRATIGAGGELDVTALSTV; encoded by the coding sequence GTGCCCACGACCCCGGCGTCGGCGACCGCCACGGCGGCCGCCGACGCGCTGGACCGGCTCGTCGTCGACGTCCCCGACTTCCCCGAGCCGGGCGTCGTCTTCAAGGACATCACCCCGCTGCTCGCGGACCCCGAGGGGTTCGCGGCGGTCGTCGCCGCCCTCGCCGACGCCGGCCGCGACGCCGACGGCACCGTGGTGGTCGACAAGGTGGTCGGGATGGAGGCGCGCGGCTTCATCCTCGGCGCCCCGGCCGCGCTGGCCCTCGGCGTCGGCTTCGTGCCGGTGCGCAAGGCCGGCAAGCTGCCGGGCGACGTCCACGCGGTCTCCTACGACCTCGAGTACGGCCAGGCCACGCTCGAGGTGCACTGCCACGCGATCGCCCCGGGGGAGCGGGTGCTGCTCGTCGACGACGTCCTCGCCACCGGCGGCACGGTCGCCGCCACCCGTGACCTGGTCGCCGCCTGCGGGGCCGTGACCACCGGTGTCGCGGTGCTGATGGAGCTCTCGTTCCTGCCCGGCCGCGCCACGATCGGCGCCGGCGGGGAGCTCGACGTGACCGCCCTGTCCACCGTCTGA
- the secF gene encoding protein translocase subunit SecF → MGKFSRVGNDLYTGRKSYDFVHRRPLWYAITGGIVLLAFAAILFRGLNFGIEFTGGNEFRVPVSNASQVEADQAADVVAETGIEGTEAPTANTAGNAVLVQVEELTNEQAIEIRTDLAESFGVAFDDVSNSDIGASWGQEVAQRAVLGVAVFLVLVLLFIGAYFREWKMSVAALVALIHDVVITVGVYALSGFQVTPSAVTGLLAILGFSLYDTVVVFDKVRENTRDMRKNRQTYAEAANLAVNQTLVRSVNTGIVALIPIGAILWVSAAQLGASSLQDLALSQFVGMAVGVYSSVILAPRVLVHLKSNESEVKLAERRSKARERAQADRYAAVPVFTDDMPEQDGPDDDDLADVDDDLEPSTPTLTKRPEATGRGRTVPPARGPVGPSGSAGRNQPSRQSRSKRGK, encoded by the coding sequence ATGGGCAAGTTCTCGCGGGTCGGCAACGACCTCTACACCGGCCGCAAGTCCTACGACTTCGTCCACCGCCGGCCGCTCTGGTACGCCATCACCGGTGGCATCGTGCTGCTGGCCTTCGCCGCCATCCTGTTCCGGGGCCTGAACTTCGGCATCGAGTTCACCGGCGGCAACGAGTTCCGCGTGCCGGTCAGCAACGCCTCGCAGGTCGAGGCCGACCAGGCCGCCGACGTCGTCGCCGAGACCGGCATCGAGGGCACCGAGGCGCCGACGGCCAACACCGCCGGCAACGCCGTCCTGGTGCAGGTCGAGGAGCTCACCAACGAGCAGGCCATCGAGATCCGCACCGACCTCGCGGAGTCGTTCGGCGTCGCCTTCGACGACGTCTCGAACTCCGACATCGGGGCCAGCTGGGGCCAGGAGGTCGCCCAGCGCGCCGTCCTCGGCGTCGCGGTCTTCCTCGTCCTGGTGCTGCTGTTCATCGGCGCCTACTTCCGCGAGTGGAAGATGTCGGTCGCCGCGCTCGTCGCCCTGATCCACGACGTCGTCATCACCGTCGGCGTGTATGCCCTGTCGGGCTTCCAGGTCACGCCCTCGGCGGTCACGGGTCTGCTCGCGATCCTCGGGTTCTCGCTCTACGACACCGTCGTCGTCTTCGACAAGGTGCGTGAGAACACCCGCGACATGCGCAAGAACCGCCAGACCTACGCCGAGGCCGCCAACCTCGCCGTCAACCAGACCCTGGTGCGCTCGGTCAACACCGGCATCGTGGCCCTCATCCCGATCGGCGCGATCCTCTGGGTCAGCGCCGCCCAGCTCGGTGCCAGCTCGCTGCAGGACCTCGCGCTCTCGCAGTTCGTCGGCATGGCCGTCGGCGTCTACTCCTCGGTCATCCTCGCCCCGCGCGTCCTGGTGCACCTGAAGAGCAACGAGAGCGAGGTCAAGCTCGCCGAGCGTCGGTCCAAGGCTCGCGAGCGCGCCCAGGCCGACCGCTACGCCGCCGTCCCGGTGTTCACCGACGACATGCCCGAGCAGGACGGTCCCGACGACGACGACCTCGCCGACGTCGACGACGACCTCGAGCCGAGCACCCCGACGCTGACCAAGCGCCCCGAGGCCACCGGCCGCGGCCGCACCGTCCCGCCCGCGCGCGGTCCGGTCGGACCCAGCGGCAGCGCGGGACGCAACCAGCCCTCGCGCCAGTCCAGGTCCAAGCGCGGGAAGTAG
- the secD gene encoding protein translocase subunit SecD, producing the protein MAKKQARPGRTLVVFLLGTAILYGLVALAGSWKPALGLDLQGGTRITLNAQGDPSADSLDEARSIIDQRVNGSGISEAEVLTQGGRNVVVEIPGDVRQELVEVVERQAQLRFRLVACYDGTGGCTPPAAAAPTGELPPVAEDPAATEPPAEVPTTSAGPATGGESAPAGSNRVAPGFSQDTTTPPATDAPATDAPATDAPATDAPATDAPATGAPTSPAPGEGAAEASSDPNAVIPLEEGLAFMRGGYSQEDYNAYNAYQCSGDALISKVDTAPAGMDPAAFEALPAIPLDDPLAPLVACSPPEDAVGDTPATPSFKFLMSPAVIAGTDLKDASYGIPQNAVRYVVTLDLQGEGRDVFSAASRDMVDKNEQFAVVLDGTVITYPNFDGVITDGSAQISGNFTETQAKDLSTSLKYGSLPISFDSNSENIGPSLAGDQLSAGLLAGAFGLGLVLIYCLLYYRGLGLVVVASLLAAAAVTYALVLLLSETAGFTLTLPGIAGLIIAVGVTADSFIIFFERIRDEMREGKSMRVAVETGWKRAKVTRLAAQVVSLLSALVLYIFATGAVKGFGFALGLTTIVDLAILFWFTKPMVSWLARFRFFNSGHRLSGLSAGTLGIDGPGGGRAAVVPAGGKA; encoded by the coding sequence ATGGCGAAGAAGCAGGCCCGCCCGGGACGCACCCTCGTGGTGTTCCTCCTGGGCACGGCGATCCTCTACGGCCTGGTGGCCCTGGCCGGCTCCTGGAAGCCGGCCCTCGGGCTCGACCTCCAGGGCGGTACCCGGATCACCCTGAACGCCCAGGGTGACCCGAGCGCCGACAGCCTCGACGAGGCGCGCTCGATCATCGACCAGCGCGTCAACGGCTCGGGCATCTCCGAGGCCGAGGTGCTCACCCAGGGCGGCCGCAACGTCGTCGTCGAGATCCCCGGCGACGTCCGCCAGGAGCTCGTCGAGGTCGTCGAGCGGCAGGCGCAGCTGCGCTTCCGCCTCGTCGCCTGCTACGACGGCACCGGTGGGTGCACCCCGCCCGCCGCCGCCGCGCCCACCGGCGAGCTCCCGCCGGTCGCCGAGGACCCCGCCGCGACCGAGCCGCCCGCCGAGGTGCCGACCACCTCCGCCGGACCCGCCACCGGCGGCGAGAGCGCCCCGGCCGGCAGCAACCGCGTCGCGCCCGGCTTCAGCCAGGACACCACCACGCCGCCGGCCACCGACGCCCCGGCCACGGACGCCCCGGCCACCGACGCCCCGGCCACCGACGCCCCGGCCACGGACGCCCCCGCCACCGGCGCGCCGACGTCGCCGGCCCCCGGTGAGGGTGCCGCCGAGGCCAGCAGCGACCCGAACGCCGTAATCCCGCTCGAGGAGGGCCTGGCGTTCATGCGCGGGGGCTACTCGCAGGAGGACTACAACGCCTACAACGCCTACCAGTGCAGCGGCGACGCGTTGATCTCCAAGGTCGACACCGCGCCGGCCGGCATGGACCCGGCCGCGTTCGAGGCGCTCCCCGCCATCCCGCTCGACGACCCGCTCGCCCCGCTGGTGGCCTGCTCGCCGCCCGAGGACGCCGTCGGCGACACCCCGGCGACGCCGTCGTTCAAGTTCCTCATGTCGCCGGCCGTGATCGCCGGCACCGACCTGAAGGACGCCAGCTACGGCATCCCGCAGAACGCCGTGCGCTACGTCGTCACCCTCGACCTGCAGGGCGAGGGGCGCGACGTCTTCAGCGCCGCGTCGCGCGACATGGTCGACAAGAACGAGCAGTTCGCCGTCGTCCTCGACGGCACGGTGATCACCTACCCCAACTTCGACGGCGTCATCACCGACGGCTCGGCCCAGATCTCGGGCAACTTCACCGAGACCCAGGCCAAGGACCTCAGCACCAGCCTCAAGTACGGCTCGCTGCCGATCTCCTTCGACTCCAACAGCGAGAACATCGGCCCGTCGCTGGCCGGCGACCAGCTCTCGGCCGGTCTGCTCGCGGGTGCGTTCGGCCTCGGGCTCGTGCTCATCTACTGCCTGCTGTACTACCGCGGCCTCGGCCTGGTCGTCGTGGCGTCGCTGCTCGCGGCCGCCGCCGTCACCTACGCGCTGGTGCTGCTGCTCAGCGAGACGGCCGGCTTCACGCTGACCCTGCCCGGCATCGCCGGCCTGATCATCGCCGTGGGTGTCACCGCCGACTCCTTCATCATCTTCTTCGAGCGCATCCGTGACGAGATGCGTGAGGGCAAGTCGATGCGGGTCGCGGTCGAGACCGGCTGGAAGCGCGCCAAGGTCACCCGGCTCGCGGCCCAGGTCGTCTCGCTGCTCTCGGCGCTCGTGCTCTACATCTTCGCGACCGGCGCGGTGAAGGGCTTCGGGTTCGCCCTCGGCCTCACCACGATCGTCGACCTCGCGATCCTGTTCTGGTTCACCAAGCCGATGGTGTCGTGGCTGGCCCGGTTCCGGTTCTTCAACAGCGGTCACCGGCTGTCCGGCCTCAGCGCCGGCACGCTGGGCATCGACGGTCCGGGCGGTGGCCGCGCGGCCGTCGTCCCCGCAGGAGGTAAGGCCTGA
- the yajC gene encoding preprotein translocase subunit YajC has product MGFLPIVAILLVFWLLIIRPQQRKQRETMRLQSSIEVGDQVMLTSGFFGTVTDLIEDKADIEIAPDVVVTVVRGAIANRVTESYDDPDDGADELAADPDGELDGGAPPRLEKTTDDAPASHDPRPGDN; this is encoded by the coding sequence GTGGGGTTCCTCCCCATCGTCGCGATCCTGTTGGTCTTCTGGTTGCTCATCATCCGTCCGCAGCAGCGCAAGCAGCGCGAGACGATGCGGCTCCAGTCCTCGATCGAGGTCGGCGACCAGGTGATGCTGACCTCCGGCTTCTTCGGCACCGTCACCGACCTCATCGAGGACAAGGCCGACATCGAGATCGCGCCCGACGTCGTCGTCACGGTCGTGCGCGGCGCCATCGCCAACCGAGTCACGGAGTCCTACGACGACCCCGACGACGGGGCCGACGAGCTGGCCGCCGACCCCGACGGCGAGCTGGACGGCGGCGCGCCGCCGCGCCTCGAGAAGACCACGGACGACGCCCCTGCGTCGCACGACCCGCGTCCTGGAGACAACTGA
- the ruvB gene encoding Holliday junction branch migration DNA helicase RuvB → MTGGGPAGPVSVTAAEAEGDERAIEAALRPRTLDEVVGQARVREQLGLVLEAARRRGRAPDHVLLSGPPGLGKTTLAMIIASEMSAPLRLTSGPAITHAGDLAAILSGLNEGDVLFIDEIHRMSRPAEEMLYLAMEDFRVDVIIGKGPGATAIPIEIPPFTLVGATTRAGLLPGPLRDRFGFTGHLEFYEPHELDLIVHRSAGLLGVRLTDEGAAEIASRSRGTPRIANRLLRRVRDYAQVRADGVVSLDVAHRTLELYEVDELGLDRLDKAVIDVLCRRFGGGPVGVSTLAVAVGEERETVEEVAEPFLVRMGFLARTPRGRVATRAAWDHLGLAVPADPTGRDDTDGAGTLFDT, encoded by the coding sequence ATGACCGGTGGCGGGCCCGCCGGCCCGGTGTCGGTGACCGCCGCGGAGGCGGAGGGCGACGAGCGCGCGATCGAGGCGGCGCTGCGTCCGCGCACCCTCGACGAGGTCGTCGGCCAGGCGCGGGTGCGCGAGCAGCTCGGGCTGGTGCTCGAGGCCGCGCGCCGACGCGGACGCGCCCCCGACCACGTGCTGCTGTCCGGACCGCCCGGGCTCGGCAAGACCACGCTGGCGATGATCATCGCCAGCGAGATGTCGGCGCCGCTGCGGCTGACCAGCGGTCCCGCGATCACCCACGCCGGCGACCTCGCCGCGATCCTGTCCGGGCTCAACGAGGGCGACGTCCTCTTCATCGACGAGATCCACCGGATGTCGCGCCCGGCCGAGGAGATGCTCTACCTCGCGATGGAGGACTTCCGCGTCGACGTGATCATCGGCAAGGGGCCGGGCGCGACGGCGATCCCCATCGAGATCCCGCCGTTCACCCTCGTCGGCGCCACCACCCGCGCCGGGCTGCTGCCGGGGCCGCTGCGCGACCGGTTCGGGTTCACCGGCCACCTGGAGTTCTACGAGCCCCACGAGCTCGACCTGATCGTGCACCGCTCGGCCGGGCTGCTCGGCGTCCGCCTGACCGACGAGGGCGCGGCCGAGATCGCGTCGCGCTCGCGCGGCACGCCCCGCATCGCGAACCGGCTGCTGCGCCGGGTCCGCGACTACGCCCAGGTCCGCGCCGACGGCGTCGTCAGCCTCGACGTCGCCCACCGCACCCTCGAGCTGTACGAGGTCGACGAGCTCGGCCTCGACCGGCTCGACAAGGCGGTCATCGACGTCCTGTGCCGGCGCTTCGGCGGGGGACCGGTCGGCGTCTCCACGCTGGCCGTCGCCGTCGGGGAGGAGCGCGAGACGGTCGAGGAGGTCGCCGAGCCGTTCCTGGTGCGGATGGGCTTCCTGGCCCGCACCCCCCGCGGCCGGGTCGCGACCCGGGCGGCGTGGGACCACCTCGGCCTCGCCGTGCCCGCCGATCCCACCGGTCGGGACGACACCGACGGCGCGGGAACTCTCTTCGACACCTGA
- the ruvA gene encoding Holliday junction branch migration protein RuvA, which translates to MIAYVRGQVAAVTLSSAVVDVGGVGLEVMCTPGTLATLRAGHTATLPTSMIVREDSLTLFGFVDDDEKSIFELVQTASGVGPKVAQAITAVLAPDDLRRAIASDDVKTLTKVPGIGQKGAQRIILELKDRIGAPTGVRPGSVAAASAEAWREQVHQGLVGLGWTTRDAEKAVDAVAPEAGEVPDVGALLRAALRSLSKA; encoded by the coding sequence ATGATCGCCTACGTCCGCGGCCAGGTCGCCGCCGTCACCCTCAGCAGCGCCGTCGTCGACGTCGGGGGAGTGGGCCTGGAGGTCATGTGCACCCCCGGCACCCTGGCGACCCTCCGCGCCGGCCACACCGCGACGCTGCCGACGAGCATGATCGTGCGCGAGGACTCCCTGACGCTCTTCGGCTTCGTCGACGACGACGAGAAGAGCATCTTCGAGCTCGTCCAGACCGCGTCCGGGGTGGGCCCGAAGGTCGCGCAGGCCATCACCGCCGTCCTGGCCCCCGACGACCTGCGCCGCGCGATCGCCTCCGACGACGTCAAGACGCTCACCAAGGTGCCCGGCATCGGCCAGAAGGGCGCGCAGCGGATCATCCTCGAGCTCAAGGACCGGATCGGCGCGCCCACCGGCGTCCGGCCCGGCTCGGTCGCGGCCGCCTCGGCGGAGGCGTGGCGCGAGCAGGTGCACCAGGGGCTCGTCGGCCTCGGCTGGACGACGCGCGATGCCGAGAAGGCGGTCGACGCGGTCGCCCCCGAGGCGGGCGAGGTGCCCGACGTCGGCGCCCTGCTGCGCGCGGCGCTGCGCTCGCTGAGCAAGGCCTGA
- the ruvC gene encoding crossover junction endodeoxyribonuclease RuvC: MGIDPGLTRCGMGVVEGSVGRPLTLVDVNVLRTSSDLPVAERLVTIEKGVEAWIEEHRPDAVAVERVFARSDISTVIGTAQASGIAMVVAARRGLPVALHTPSEVKAAVTGNGRADKAQVGAMITRILRLERPPKPADAADALALAITHIWRGGAQSRIDAAVAAAGRRTR, encoded by the coding sequence CTGGGCATCGACCCCGGGCTGACCCGGTGCGGCATGGGGGTCGTCGAGGGCAGCGTCGGCCGGCCGCTGACGCTGGTCGACGTCAACGTGCTGCGCACGTCCTCCGACCTGCCGGTCGCCGAGCGGCTGGTGACGATCGAGAAGGGCGTGGAGGCCTGGATCGAGGAGCACCGCCCCGACGCCGTCGCGGTCGAGCGCGTCTTCGCCCGCTCCGACATCAGCACCGTCATCGGCACCGCCCAGGCCAGCGGCATCGCGATGGTGGTGGCCGCGCGGCGGGGACTGCCGGTGGCGCTGCACACGCCGAGCGAGGTCAAGGCGGCCGTCACCGGCAACGGTCGCGCCGACAAGGCGCAGGTCGGCGCCATGATCACCCGCATCCTGCGCCTCGAGCGGCCGCCCAAGCCCGCCGACGCCGCCGACGCGCTCGCGCTGGCCATCACCCACATCTGGCGCGGCGGCGCCCAGTCCCGGATCGACGCCGCGGTCGCCGCGGCCGGCAGGAGAACCCGATGA
- a CDS encoding YebC/PmpR family DNA-binding transcriptional regulator — MSGHSKWATTKHKKAALDSKRSKLTTKLIKTIEVAARMGGGDPAGNPTLFDAIQKAKKSSVTKDNIERAVKRGSGAETGGADYQTIMYEGYGPAGVALLIECLTDNKNRAAMEVRTAMSRNGGSLADPGSVSFLFNRKGVVIVPAEQEGRTVSEDDVLEATLEAGADECNDLGEAFEIVSEATDLVSVRTALQAAGIDYDSAEASFVPDNKVELDADGAEKFFRLFDVLEDLDDVQNIYANYDVSDDVMAELDA; from the coding sequence ATGTCCGGGCACTCCAAGTGGGCGACCACCAAGCACAAGAAGGCCGCGCTCGACTCCAAGCGCAGCAAGCTGACCACCAAGCTGATCAAGACCATCGAGGTCGCCGCCCGCATGGGCGGGGGTGACCCCGCCGGCAACCCGACGCTCTTCGACGCCATCCAGAAGGCGAAGAAGTCGTCGGTCACCAAGGACAACATCGAGCGCGCGGTCAAGCGCGGCTCCGGCGCCGAGACCGGCGGGGCCGACTACCAGACGATCATGTACGAGGGCTACGGCCCGGCCGGCGTCGCGCTGCTCATCGAGTGCCTCACCGACAACAAGAACCGCGCCGCCATGGAGGTCCGCACCGCCATGAGCCGCAACGGCGGCTCGCTGGCCGACCCCGGCTCGGTGTCGTTCCTGTTCAACCGCAAGGGCGTCGTGATCGTGCCGGCCGAGCAGGAGGGCAGGACGGTCTCCGAGGACGACGTCCTCGAGGCCACGCTGGAGGCCGGCGCCGACGAGTGCAACGACCTCGGCGAGGCCTTCGAGATCGTCTCCGAGGCCACCGACCTGGTCTCGGTGCGCACCGCCCTCCAGGCCGCGGGCATCGACTACGACTCCGCCGAGGCGTCGTTCGTCCCCGACAACAAGGTCGAGCTCGACGCCGACGGCGCCGAGAAGTTCTTCCGCCTCTTCGACGTCCTCGAGGACCTCGACGACGTCCAGAACATCTACGCCAACTACGACGTCTCCGACGACGTCATGGCCGAGCTCGACGCCTAG
- the pdxT gene encoding pyridoxal 5'-phosphate synthase glutaminase subunit PdxT, translated as MTTIGVLALQGDVREHLRTLTSLGVRAVPVRRRAELDAVDGLVVPGGESTTMAKLARIFELVEPLRERVGDGLPVFGTCAGMILLADRIEDGAAGQETIGGLDITVRRNAFGRQVDSFEEDLHVTGVAGPVHAVFIRAPWVEQVGPDVEVLARVEHGPAADRIVAVRQGRLLATSFHPEVGDDSRVHRLFVELVAST; from the coding sequence GTGACGACGATCGGCGTGCTCGCCCTGCAGGGCGACGTCCGCGAGCACCTGCGGACCCTGACCTCCCTCGGCGTCCGGGCGGTGCCGGTGCGCCGTCGCGCCGAGCTGGACGCCGTCGACGGGCTCGTCGTCCCGGGCGGGGAGTCGACCACGATGGCCAAGCTGGCCCGGATCTTCGAGCTGGTCGAGCCCCTGCGCGAGCGCGTCGGCGACGGGTTGCCCGTCTTCGGCACCTGCGCGGGCATGATCCTGCTCGCCGACCGGATCGAGGACGGCGCGGCCGGCCAGGAGACCATCGGCGGCCTCGACATCACCGTGCGTCGCAACGCCTTCGGCCGCCAGGTCGACTCCTTCGAGGAGGACCTCCACGTCACCGGCGTCGCCGGCCCGGTGCACGCCGTCTTCATCCGGGCGCCGTGGGTCGAGCAGGTCGGTCCGGACGTGGAGGTGCTGGCACGCGTCGAGCACGGACCGGCCGCGGATAGGATCGTCGCGGTCCGTCAGGGCCGCCTGCTCGCCACCTCCTTCCACCCGGAGGTCGGGGACGACAGCCGGGTGCACCGACTGTTCGTCGAGCTGGTCGCCAGCACCTGA